Proteins from one Ramlibacter sp. PS4R-6 genomic window:
- the atpD gene encoding F0F1 ATP synthase subunit beta yields the protein MAQANGKIVQCIGAVVDVEFARDQMPKVYDALKMEGSALTLEVQQQLGDGVVRTIALGSSEGLRRGGIVYNTGAAITVPVGKATLGRIMDVLGNPIDERGPVDQTLTASIHRKAPAYDELSPSQELLETGIKVIDLMCPFSKGGKVGLFGGAGVGKTVNMMELINNIAKAHSGLSVFAGVGERTREGNDFYHEMADSGVVNLDNLGESKVAMVYGQMNEPPGNRLRVALTGLTIAESFRDEGRDVLFFVDNIYRYTLAGTEVSALLGRMPSAVGYQPTLAEEMGRLQERITSTKVGSITSIQAVYVPADDLTDPSPATTFAHLDATVVLSRDIASLGIYPAVDPLDSTSRQVDPNVVGEDHYTTTRSVQQTLQRYRELRDIIAILGMDELSPEDKLAVARARKIQRFLSQPFHVAEVFTGTPGKYVPLAETIRGFKMIVAGECDHLPEQAFYMVGTIDEAFEKAKKLAA from the coding sequence ATGGCTCAAGCAAACGGAAAAATCGTTCAGTGCATCGGCGCCGTCGTGGACGTGGAGTTCGCGCGCGACCAGATGCCGAAGGTCTACGACGCCCTGAAGATGGAAGGCTCCGCGCTGACCCTCGAGGTGCAGCAGCAGCTCGGTGACGGCGTGGTCCGCACCATTGCCCTCGGCTCGTCCGAAGGCCTGCGCCGCGGCGGTATCGTGTACAACACCGGCGCTGCGATCACCGTGCCGGTCGGCAAGGCGACCCTCGGCCGCATCATGGACGTGCTCGGCAACCCGATCGACGAGCGCGGCCCCGTCGACCAGACGCTCACCGCATCCATCCACCGCAAGGCGCCCGCGTACGACGAGCTGTCGCCGTCGCAAGAGCTGCTGGAAACCGGCATCAAGGTGATCGACCTGATGTGCCCGTTCTCCAAGGGCGGCAAGGTCGGCCTGTTCGGCGGCGCCGGCGTCGGCAAGACCGTGAACATGATGGAACTGATCAACAACATCGCCAAGGCGCACTCGGGCCTGTCGGTGTTTGCCGGCGTGGGTGAGCGCACCCGCGAGGGCAACGACTTCTATCACGAGATGGCGGACTCGGGCGTCGTGAACCTCGACAACCTGGGCGAGTCGAAAGTGGCCATGGTGTACGGCCAGATGAACGAGCCCCCGGGCAACCGCCTGCGCGTGGCGCTGACGGGCCTGACGATCGCCGAATCCTTCCGCGACGAAGGCCGCGACGTGCTGTTCTTCGTGGACAACATCTACCGCTACACGCTCGCCGGCACGGAAGTGTCCGCGCTGCTGGGCCGCATGCCTTCCGCCGTGGGCTACCAGCCGACGCTGGCCGAGGAAATGGGCCGCCTGCAGGAGCGCATCACGTCGACCAAGGTCGGCTCGATCACGTCGATCCAGGCCGTGTACGTGCCTGCGGACGACCTGACCGACCCGTCGCCCGCAACGACCTTCGCTCACTTGGACGCCACGGTCGTGCTCTCGCGTGACATCGCTTCGCTGGGCATCTACCCCGCGGTGGACCCGCTCGACTCGACGTCGCGCCAGGTCGACCCCAACGTCGTCGGCGAAGACCACTACACGACGACGCGCTCGGTGCAGCAAACGCTGCAGCGCTACCGCGAACTGCGCGACATCATCGCGATCCTGGGCATGGACGAACTGTCGCCGGAAGACAAGCTGGCGGTTGCGCGCGCGCGCAAGATCCAGCGCTTCCTGTCGCAGCCCTTCCACGTGGCCGAAGTGTTCACGGGCACGCCCGGCAAGTACGTGCCGCTGGCCGAGACGATCCGCGGCTTCAAGATGATCGTGGCCGGCGAGTGCGACCACCTGCCCGAGCAGGCGTTCTACATGGTCGGCACCATCGACGAGGCCTTCGAGAAGGCCAAGAAGCTGGCGGCCTAA
- a CDS encoding F0F1 ATP synthase subunit epsilon, with protein MADTPHTIHVDVVSAEEQIFSGEARFVALPGEAGELGIYPRHTPLITRVKPGSVRIEKADGSEEFIFVAGGILEVQPNKVTVLSDTAIRGKDLDEQKAATAKQQAEEALKNAKSEVDVARIQSELAIMAAEIAAARRFIRKK; from the coding sequence ATGGCCGACACGCCGCACACCATCCACGTCGACGTGGTGAGTGCCGAGGAGCAGATCTTCTCGGGCGAGGCGCGCTTCGTCGCGCTGCCCGGCGAAGCCGGCGAGCTCGGCATCTACCCGCGCCACACGCCGCTGATCACGCGCGTGAAGCCCGGCTCGGTGCGCATCGAGAAGGCCGACGGCAGCGAGGAGTTCATCTTCGTCGCCGGCGGCATCCTGGAAGTGCAGCCGAACAAGGTCACCGTGCTGTCCGACACCGCCATCCGCGGCAAGGACCTGGACGAGCAGAAGGCGGCCACGGCCAAGCAGCAGGCCGAGGAAGCCCTGAAGAACGCCAAGAGCGAAGTGGACGTCGCGCGCATCCAGTCGGAGCTCGCGATCATGGCGGCGGAGATCGCCGCGGCCCGCCGCTTCATCCGCAAGAAATAA